In Edaphobacter dinghuensis, one genomic interval encodes:
- a CDS encoding NmrA family NAD(P)-binding protein: MYLVIGATGNVGSQVVEQLLASGRKVRVFTRDASKVAHWGNRVEVAVGDLTSPETFAKAASGVEGIFLMNGALDGEVFRQLIASAKAEGNPRVVFLSTLFAGFENSPIGRLHKDKEDVIRASGLSGRFIRAGAFMTNAFQWIGSVCAEGVVYNATGAGKVAPVAPEDLAAVAVHALTDASLTSEVFEVTGGELLTVPEQVEILAKATGKPIRSVDVPTEAAVQGMIDAGTPAPVAAAVGQSFELVREGKTAVVKDTIRQVTGRPPKTFQSWAKEHAARFA, from the coding sequence ATGTATCTCGTTATTGGAGCAACAGGAAATGTGGGAAGTCAGGTGGTAGAGCAGCTTTTAGCCAGCGGCCGCAAGGTGCGCGTCTTTACCCGCGACGCCTCCAAGGTCGCGCATTGGGGCAATCGGGTAGAGGTCGCGGTTGGCGACCTTACTTCGCCGGAGACCTTCGCGAAGGCGGCGAGCGGAGTCGAAGGGATCTTTTTGATGAATGGTGCTCTCGACGGAGAGGTCTTCCGCCAGCTCATCGCGTCTGCGAAGGCAGAGGGCAATCCGCGAGTCGTCTTTCTCTCGACGCTCTTTGCAGGCTTCGAAAATTCTCCAATCGGACGGCTGCATAAGGACAAGGAGGACGTTATCCGCGCGTCGGGACTGTCGGGGAGATTCATCCGCGCAGGAGCGTTTATGACCAACGCCTTCCAGTGGATCGGTAGCGTTTGCGCAGAGGGAGTCGTCTATAACGCTACGGGAGCCGGCAAGGTCGCCCCTGTAGCGCCGGAAGATCTGGCGGCCGTTGCGGTTCATGCGCTCACCGATGCGAGCCTTACCTCGGAGGTCTTCGAAGTCACCGGCGGCGAGCTGCTCACCGTACCGGAGCAGGTCGAGATTCTGGCGAAGGCGACGGGCAAGCCAATTCGGTCGGTCGATGTCCCTACGGAGGCTGCGGTGCAGGGGATGATTGACGCTGGCACACCGGCTCCGGTGGCGGCGGCGGTGGGGCAGTCGTTCGAACTGGTTCGCGAAGGAAAGACGGCGGTCGTCAAAGACACCATCAGGCAGGTGACGGGAAGGCCGCCCAAAACCTTCCAGTCATGGGCTAAGGAACATGCAGCCCGGTTTGCCTGA
- a CDS encoding DUF3592 domain-containing protein, with translation MLSLISLHLPLHLRSPRNAAAVAIGTAAIAGIAWYTLRRPRRSAEEIEHERRELLASIGRITDGSITDAPIRQDGQAGTSAGSLIIVYNYRIAGVSYECAQDVSSLAEHVRDVRADLPIQVRYDMHNPGNSIVVSESWSGLRLSPHPHDHETT, from the coding sequence GTGCTTTCCTTGATTTCATTGCATCTGCCGCTCCACCTCCGTTCTCCGCGCAACGCCGCCGCTGTTGCGATTGGGACCGCCGCCATCGCCGGTATTGCGTGGTACACCCTCCGCCGTCCGCGACGAAGTGCGGAGGAGATTGAACACGAGCGCCGCGAGCTGCTCGCCAGCATCGGCCGCATCACCGACGGCAGCATCACGGACGCGCCCATCCGGCAGGATGGGCAAGCCGGCACGAGCGCCGGGTCGCTGATTATCGTCTACAACTACCGCATCGCAGGCGTGAGCTACGAGTGCGCGCAGGATGTAAGCAGCCTCGCCGAGCACGTCCGCGACGTTCGCGCCGACCTGCCCATCCAGGTGCGCTACGACATGCACAATCCCGGCAACAGCATCGTCGTCTCCGAGTCGTGGAGCGGGCTGCGCCTCAGCCCGCATCCACACGACCACGAGACCACTTGA
- the frr gene encoding ribosome recycling factor encodes MASAMANIEALKGTHQELKTRMEKSVEDFRANLLSARTGRANVHMLDQIRVDYYGTDTPIAQMGQVSTPEPTLILVSPYDLGMVSAIEKAIRTSGTGLNPMSDGKVIRVPVPPMTEERRRDVVKQLNKTLEDHKTAIRSIRRDGNDQIKKAAKDKLISADDEKRASEEVQQLTDAEIKRIEELFKAKEKEVMTV; translated from the coding sequence ATGGCATCTGCGATGGCGAATATCGAGGCATTGAAGGGAACACACCAGGAGTTGAAGACGCGCATGGAGAAGTCGGTCGAAGACTTCCGAGCGAACCTTCTCTCCGCGCGTACCGGACGGGCGAATGTACACATGCTCGACCAGATTCGGGTGGACTACTACGGCACCGATACCCCGATCGCCCAGATGGGCCAGGTCAGCACCCCCGAGCCGACGCTCATTCTGGTCTCGCCCTACGACCTGGGCATGGTCTCGGCCATCGAGAAGGCGATCCGCACCTCGGGAACCGGCCTGAACCCCATGTCCGATGGCAAGGTGATCCGCGTTCCCGTGCCTCCCATGACCGAGGAGCGGCGCAGAGATGTGGTCAAGCAGTTGAACAAGACGCTCGAAGACCACAAGACCGCCATCCGCAGCATCCGCCGCGACGGCAACGACCAGATCAAGAAGGCCGCCAAGGACAAGCTGATCTCCGCCGACGACGAGAAGCGCGCCAGTGAAGAGGTTCAGCAGTTGACCGACGCCGAGATCAAGCGCATCGAGGAGTTGTTCAAGGCCAAAGAAAAAGAAGTGATGACCGTCTGA
- a CDS encoding cytochrome D1 domain-containing protein produces the protein MLKTIFSCTVAGSVCLGLFSVAGLAQNRPGAPGHAALIVVNQGEANVSVVNPATDAQEGTVAENTPGVHGHEAATSPDGRLAYVPIYGSTGVGKPGLNGHSMLVIDIASRKIVNKLDFGHEVRPHCAVYDPNTGMLYVTTELDKAVTIIDPNTLKIVGKIPTGQEQSHMLALSSDGSRGYTANVGPGTVSVLDMKARKTLAIIPISKDTQRISVSRDDSMVFTADQTQPRLAVIDTASNKVKSWIAIPAVGYGTASTMDGRWLLVAMPSASKVAVVDLKSLKVVRTLDVPSAPQEILMRPDGKMAYVSCNTTGRVAVIDLIGWKVKDIIATGKGADGLAWAK, from the coding sequence ATGCTGAAGACAATATTTTCCTGTACTGTAGCGGGCAGTGTCTGCCTTGGCTTGTTCTCCGTTGCCGGTCTGGCGCAGAACCGTCCCGGCGCCCCAGGCCACGCCGCGCTGATCGTGGTGAACCAGGGCGAGGCCAACGTCAGCGTCGTCAACCCTGCTACCGATGCGCAGGAGGGCACCGTCGCCGAGAACACACCCGGCGTTCACGGACACGAGGCAGCCACCTCTCCCGACGGCCGTCTGGCTTATGTGCCTATCTACGGCAGCACCGGCGTAGGCAAGCCGGGACTCAACGGCCACTCCATGCTGGTGATCGATATCGCCAGCCGCAAGATCGTCAACAAGCTCGACTTCGGCCACGAGGTCAGGCCGCACTGCGCTGTCTACGATCCCAACACCGGCATGCTCTACGTCACGACCGAGTTAGACAAAGCCGTCACCATCATCGACCCGAACACGCTCAAGATCGTCGGCAAGATTCCCACCGGGCAGGAGCAGTCGCACATGCTGGCGCTGTCGAGCGATGGCAGCCGTGGCTACACCGCCAACGTCGGCCCCGGAACCGTCTCGGTGCTCGACATGAAGGCACGCAAGACGCTGGCGATCATCCCCATCTCCAAAGACACGCAGCGCATCTCGGTCTCGCGCGACGACTCGATGGTATTTACCGCGGACCAGACCCAGCCGCGGCTGGCCGTCATCGATACGGCATCGAACAAGGTTAAGAGCTGGATCGCCATTCCCGCGGTTGGTTACGGCACCGCCTCGACGATGGACGGACGCTGGCTGCTGGTCGCGATGCCTTCGGCGAGCAAGGTGGCTGTGGTCGATCTCAAGAGCCTCAAGGTCGTGCGAACACTTGACGTTCCCAGCGCGCCGCAGGAGATCCTGATGCGCCCCGACGGCAAGATGGCCTACGTCTCCTGCAATACCACCGGCCGCGTCGCTGTCATCGATCTGATCGGCTGGAAGGTTAAGGACATTATCGCCACCGGCAAGGGCGCGGACGGTTTGGCCTGGGCGAAATAA
- a CDS encoding LysR family transcriptional regulator, translated as MIDLNDLQCFVHVSQTQSFTRAAKRLGVPKSSISRAIQRLEDRLGVRLVERTTRRVTLTEVGEVYLSRCQRMMEEAEQADLAVGALQGKPRGTLRVGAPVAFARSILGPTMGEFVRLYPELRLHLQLLNGDEPPREGTFDVVVRAGTLEDSGLLVKPLMQIRLGAYASPTYLLNQKLPETPADLLPLSCITTTCDTFGEPGEFTTWRLRKGTELKEVKVNSRVSVPDPTINHQLALAGAGIALLAQSVVQIDVEQGRLIRILPEWEPAPVELHALYPSRLDSSPKVRAFLGFLRERFGTGSSF; from the coding sequence ATGATCGACTTGAACGATCTGCAATGCTTCGTCCATGTCTCTCAAACACAAAGCTTCACCCGCGCGGCAAAACGGCTCGGTGTTCCCAAATCGAGCATCAGCCGCGCCATTCAACGGCTGGAGGACCGCCTGGGAGTGCGTCTGGTGGAGAGGACTACGCGCAGGGTGACGCTTACTGAGGTGGGAGAGGTCTACCTGAGCCGCTGCCAGCGCATGATGGAAGAGGCCGAGCAGGCCGACCTTGCCGTAGGAGCCCTTCAAGGCAAGCCGCGAGGAACATTGCGCGTGGGGGCTCCGGTCGCCTTCGCTCGCTCGATTCTTGGGCCAACCATGGGAGAGTTCGTTAGGCTCTATCCTGAGCTGCGCCTGCATCTGCAACTGCTGAACGGAGACGAACCTCCACGCGAGGGCACCTTCGATGTTGTAGTGCGGGCCGGAACGTTGGAGGACTCCGGGCTTCTGGTGAAGCCGCTGATGCAGATTCGGCTTGGAGCGTATGCCAGCCCCACTTACCTGCTCAACCAGAAGCTGCCTGAAACGCCCGCAGACCTTCTTCCATTGAGCTGCATTACCACCACCTGCGACACGTTCGGCGAGCCGGGAGAGTTCACCACCTGGAGACTACGCAAAGGGACGGAGCTGAAGGAGGTGAAGGTGAATTCGCGGGTGTCGGTGCCCGATCCGACGATCAATCACCAGCTCGCCCTTGCAGGAGCAGGCATCGCACTGCTGGCACAGTCCGTCGTGCAAATAGATGTGGAACAAGGCCGACTGATTCGCATCCTGCCGGAGTGGGAGCCTGCGCCCGTCGAGCTTCACGCTCTCTATCCTTCGCGGCTCGATTCGTCTCCGAAGGTGCGGGCGTTTCTTGGCTTTCTGCGGGAACGGTTCGGTACGGGCAGCTCGTTCTAA